The Nitrobacter hamburgensis X14 sequence CCGTACCAGAGGTCGGTTTCCCGGCCGGCGATGGTAAAAACATCTGGATTGGCGACACGGTAAGCCGTGTAGAGCAGCAACATGGAGCCGAAGAACAGCAGTTCGCTCGCAAGAAATACCCAGATGCCAAAGGTCGCGCCTTCACGCTGCCGCGTGAGCTCCTGCCATGGCGCTCGAAGGACGCTGGTTGGCGTTGTCACGCCCGATCTCCCTCAGTGCGGTAGTTATCTTCGCCGTGTTCCGGGGCGAAGCCTTCCGGATGGTAGCGATAAGGACCTTCTTCGACATGAGGCGTTGCTGCGAAATTCTCCCGTGAAGGAGGCGAGCTTGTCTTCCACTCGAGACCTGTGGCGTTCCAGGGATTTCGGCCCGCTCGGGCGCCCCATATCAAGGACCAGGTCAGATAAAGAGGCGGCAAAAGGTAGGCGGCGGCAAGCACGAAAGCTCCCGCCGAGGACAGGACATTGTAGAGCTGAAACTCGGGCGGGTAGACATGGTAACGCCGCGGCATTCCCAGATAGCCAACGATGAATTGTGGAAAGAACGTGAAGTTAAAGCCAAAGAACATCAGGATGGCGGCGAAACGCGCCCAAACATCGGGATACAAACGTCCGGTGATCTTCGGCCACCAGTAGTGCAGTCCCGCAAAAAAAGCAGAGACCGTGCCACCTACCATGATGTAATGGAAATGCGCGACCACGAAGGTGGTATCGGTTACGTGAACATCGACCGGAATCGACGCGAGGAATAGTCCGGTCAGACCGCCGATCGTGAACAGCCCCAGAAAGCCCAGCGCATAAAGCATCGGAGCATCGAAGCTGATCTGGCCGCGATAAAGCGTCGCCGTCCAGTTGAACACCTTGATGGCGGATGGCACCGCGACGATGAAGGACAGAAACGAGAAAACAAGGCTCGCGTAAGGCGACTGGCCCGATACGAACATGTGGTGGCCCCAGACGAAAAAGCCGATCACTGCGATCCCGACCATGGCGTAAACCATGAAGTCGTAGCCGAAGACGCGGCGACGGGCGAAGCATGTGATGACTTCCGAAATGACCCCCATTGCCGGCAGGACCATGATGTAGACCGCGGGATGGCTATAGAACCAGAACAGGTGCTGGAACAGCAGCGGATCGCCGCCAAAATCGGGATTGAAGATGGGCAGATGCAGCCAGCGCTCCGCGATCACAAGAAGCAGCGTAACGGCGAGTACGGGCGTCGCCAGCACCATCACGAGGCTTGTTGCGTAGATCGCCCAGACGAAGAGCGGAAGGCGAAACCAGGTCATGCCGGGCGCGCGTAGCATGTGCGTCGTCGCGATGAAGTTCACGCCCGTGGCGATTGAGGAGAATCCCGCGATAAACACGCCGAGCGCCGCTGCGATGACGTGCGTGTTGGAGAACATGGTCGAGAACGGGGTATAGAAGGTCCATCCGGTATCGACGCCGCCGGCGATCAGTGCGTACAGCGTACATGCGCCACCGGTCACGATGAGATACCAGCTGAACAGATTGAGGCGCGGAAATGCGACATCTCGCGCGCCGATCATCAATGGCAGCAGGAAATTGCCAAAAGTGCCGGGAATCGACGGCACCATGAAGAACC is a genomic window containing:
- a CDS encoding cytochrome c oxidase subunit I, whose protein sequence is MTDVAISGELPLPREPSYLAAGHTVASWLATTDHKRIAILYAATITFFFFLGGIAISLVRLDLFTPAGDLLSDDTYNKLFTFHGVIMVWFFMVPSIPGTFGNFLLPLMIGARDVAFPRLNLFSWYLIVTGGACTLYALIAGGVDTGWTFYTPFSTMFSNTHVIAAALGVFIAGFSSIATGVNFIATTHMLRAPGMTWFRLPLFVWAIYATSLVMVLATPVLAVTLLLVIAERWLHLPIFNPDFGGDPLLFQHLFWFYSHPAVYIMVLPAMGVISEVITCFARRRVFGYDFMVYAMVGIAVIGFFVWGHHMFVSGQSPYASLVFSFLSFIVAVPSAIKVFNWTATLYRGQISFDAPMLYALGFLGLFTIGGLTGLFLASIPVDVHVTDTTFVVAHFHYIMVGGTVSAFFAGLHYWWPKITGRLYPDVWARFAAILMFFGFNFTFFPQFIVGYLGMPRRYHVYPPEFQLYNVLSSAGAFVLAAAYLLPPLYLTWSLIWGARAGRNPWNATGLEWKTSSPPSRENFAATPHVEEGPYRYHPEGFAPEHGEDNYRTEGDRA